In Silurus meridionalis isolate SWU-2019-XX chromosome 11, ASM1480568v1, whole genome shotgun sequence, the sequence ttgatttgtgtagtgtttgatttgtgtagtgtttggttAGTGCACTGTTTGGTTCGTGCAGTGTTTGGTTAGTGCAGTGTTTGATTTGCatagtgtttgatttgtgtagtgtttgttttgtgtagtgtttgatttgtgtagtgtttgatttgtgtagtgtttgttttgtgtagtgtttgatttgtgtagtgtttgatttgtgtagtgtttgttttgtgtagtgtttgatttgtgtagtgtttttaacagtggacattttcccaaagcagtTTAGAGATAAAGAGGTTCTAAAGTCGAAATGTAGAACTTTATAactataagtttgttctttattaatttCTCCCTGATgatgactgtggtgaaggaaaaactttctgagatggtatgaggaagaaaccttgagaggactaaagacttaaacactgagactgtctgagtcctgaacactgattcATAACTGTGgtgtttataagagaaacatctgccccctgctggagtctttattatttgaggaaTCAGTAGAAGTGTTTTATAATCTATCTAAAATGTAACTGTAGGGTGTGTGGATTGGGACAGGTCCAGTGCAGAGTGTAGGGTGTGTGGTGGTCGTGGTCATTAGAGATGTTATTGATGTGAGAGGAAATGAGATCGGATTAAAGGAGGAAATTAAATGCAAAGTCTGAACTTCCTGTTCCAATCTCTAAGGGCGCTTTATATTATTCAGCCTATAAATCAAGAGGTtaaacacattcacattcagtgcttttaacaataaacattgtctcaaagcagttttacacatataatgtacacgcacgcacacatgcacgcacacacacacacacacacacacagacacacagacacacacacaccccgcaTTAAGTCAGAAGTCAAGTGTAATATAACggaatattaataatagaaagtaaGAAAGTTGCACTTTTCTGCCATCTGGCGGCAAAACCGCGGAAATACAGAGAGCCAGAGAGCTGTTTTATTCTCGCTTTATTTCTTTAGCACACTTTCTTTAAATCCCAGAAACATCATCTAAAAAGCATCTACTGCCGGAGAATtaggattatttatatatttatttgtttatttatttggttgtttATTATCTTTACAGTAAACTCCTGTATCTGATTCTCCTCAAGTGTAGTTTTATTTATCAGCAGCAGCTGAAGTCAAAGTGACACCTGGTACCCGGGCTTGataacacatctgtacacacatctgtacacatctgtacacacatCTGTACAAACACAATTCTACAAAGAAACGCCCCCAAATCCATATCCATATATGGTAAACaacttcctttaaaaaaatcttctctctctctctctctctctctctgtgtgtgtgtgtgtgtgtgtgtgtgtgtgttttgctgaaCTTTGGACTATTTGAGTAACAGTCTGACTGGAATCGTAGCAGTTTAGGGAGAAAAATGGAGAAATTTTCTCTGctttctgtaataaatggaattttaattgtgatgattttggagGTTTGTGTGACGCCATCAGGTACGTACAGGTTCTAAACCTCTGTTTATCTCTGGCACGTGTTTCTGTTCCTTCTTGCAGACAGACGTGGAGATGAAGTGACTTTAGTCTGAAAACAAGAAGTGATTTCTGTGTTTAATGATAAAGTCTGAATATTAATTACtgctttgatcagaaataaacacaaacagaccCACGGGTGGGGGGTTCGGTGtggagctcagtggtgaaggatTTGGACTCTTAATCAgaaggtcacgagttcaaatcccagcaccaccaagctgccactgatgggcccctgagaaaggccctcaacaatcaactgctcagttgttagTCACATGTAGAAATACAATTAAActatttacagaataaacatgttttttatttaataaaacattgaattaaaaatgtgattattttgatgtacattttatattagatttataaTTAAAAGACAGAACGAATACCCCCCCCCCACAGTGTCTGTGTTCCTGTCTAGACAGACGGCCCAGTCGGTGTTATCGAGACAGAGACGCTTTAATAAAGGAGCTCTGGAGGAGATGATGAGAGATAACCTGGAGAGGGAGTGTATAGAGGAGAAATGTACCTTTGAGGAAGCACGTGAAGTTTTTGAAAACATGGAGAAAACAGTAAGTAGACGTGAAAATCACGTTACACTTTCAGAACAGGAGGAAGAAGAACATGATCTCCAGCAAGATGTTTCACACTTTAAATGCAAATAAGTGATAATTATACATGACAGTAATAAAAGCTTCATAAGTGAATATGAATACACAGatgcagaattattggcaccctgtgtAGATGaatctgtttaatgttttttttaatattcgtCATTTTCGTTATGGTTTTTTAAAACTCATGTTTCCTTTTCAGAGAGACTTCTGGATCGGTTACATCGGTGAGCCTTCATTTACTcacagtaactgtgtgtgtgtgtgtgtgtgtgtgtgtgtgtgcattaataCTGTACACATGAAAAGGTGCAGGCAGTTTATAGACACATTCCCATCATGCACCACAGACCAAAAGGGGTGGAGCTTATATAGATGTTATAGTGTTTCACCTGTGTGTCCGGCTCCGCCTCCAAACTCTTAATGTTCTGTACCTTCCATAaagaacctgtgtgtgtgtgtgtgtgtgtgtgtgtgtgtgtgtgtgtgtgtcagatggAGATCAGTGCTTGTCATCTCCTTGTCAGAATGGAGGGAAGTGTAAAGACGGGTTGAGCTCCTACATGTGCTGGTGTACCTCCGGCTTCAGCGGCAAGAACTGCGAACTCGGCAAGAACCTCGTcccctgtttgtctgtctgtctgtctgtctgtctgtctgtctgtctgtatccaGCTTTCACATCCCTGAGAAGGTCAGAACACACAGTGTGTAGTAGGGTGTACTGTGTGGTGAGTCAGCAGGTCCTCAGTGAGGAGTGTGATGAttagatgatgaagatgaagctTCTGAGTGTTGATCAGAAGGGAAATATCTCAAGCTGTAGCACTGCATTCTGGGTAAGATCTCAGTGTTCACGTTGACATTTGTGTCGCTTCTCTCGGGCCGATGAAGAGATGACATGGTGTTTAATAGATTAAGAGGGAGGAAGGAGATgttccacctcctcctcctcctactcctGGAGCTAAGGGTTTTATCCAACGTCTCAGGTCTCAGGTCAAAGCCATGCAGCAGCTTAGTAGGAGACGTTTCCACTCAACTCATTatctactgaacacacacacacacacacacacacacacacacacacacacacacacacacacacattcacgcaCACGGATACATATTGAATTGTGTTTGTTGTCACCTGacgttgtgtatgtatgtgtgtgtgtgtgtgtgttacagagtttGCGAGGCAGTGTGATGTGAATAACGGAGGCTGTATGCACTTCTGtgtggtggagaaggtgaagggtGTGGTGTGTGACTGTGCTGATGGATACACACTCGCTGCAGATGAGAGAAGCTGCGAACCCACAGGTCACTTTCTTCTTTCCATCACTCTTCCCAAACTCAAAACTCAGAGACTGATACCACTGAGTCATAAATACGTccactgagagtgtgtgtgtgtgtgtgtgtgtgtgtgtgtaggtgattaCCCCTGTGGTCGTTTGGGGAAGAACATCAGCAGCATTCTTGCCACCAGAACTTTTCTCACAGAGGAAAATGTGATCCAGATTCACGCTTTCAGAGAGGAGAACATGACAGAGAGCAACATCACAGCATCAGAAAGTTCCAGTTCCTCTGAGCTCAGCAGCACCACCATCAGACCAACACTCACACAACATTATTGggattttttccccactttaCCCTCCATTAAAGATGAGAGCAACAGACTCCAGCGCATCGTAGGAGGACTTGAAGCAATCCCTGGAGAGATCCCCTGGCAggtaaaagagtgtgtgtgtgtgtgtgtttgtgtgtgtgagtgagggatagagagagagagaagttatTCTCCATCTCCTCACTAGGCAGCACTGATCCTTAAGGAGAAGAAGGTGGTGTTCTGTGGCGGTTCTCTCCTGAGTGAGGTGTGGATCATCACTGCTGCTCACTGCCTGGTGGAAGCAGGAATCGGAAAGTTCTTCATCAGATTAGGTAAGAGTCGGATTAAGCTCAGAACACTGGAATTGGGTCAGAGCTCAGATGGTCTTTGTGTGGTTGCTCAGGCAGAGAACCTGCACATCATTTGCTTATTAGACAGAAAACTCATAGATCTTCTGGGTTTGATGTATCTCCTGTAATCTTCATTAAATGTAAGTTGCATGGTGCACCTGGGGCCTCAGATCTCTGCAGGTTGAAGGTTTGGTGATGGAACATACTTACTGAAGATCTTTCTTTGATAAATCTGATTATCCACAGACCCACAGGTACCTCATGAgagccagggttagggttagcgttCCACAAAGTCAtaatttttgctttctttcctgAACTAACTAAGATCCTGAACCCTCTCTCACCATCTCTCATTCCCACCAGGAGAACATAATGTTAAGGTTGATGAGCAGCGGGAAAGCGATTATGAAATCGAAGAGCACCACATGCACCCGAACTATCTGTACAAGCAAAGCCACAACCACGACATCGCCCTGCTGAAGCTCAAAACTCCCGTCACGTTCTCAGAGTACATCATCCCCATCTGCCTGGGCCCAAAGACCTTAACAGAGAACTTGCTAAAGAGTGCTCAGGTTTCGGTGGTCAGTGGGTGGGGCCGGATGCGGTACGGAGGACTGGAGTCCGACACGTTGCAGAAGGTGGAGGTTCCCTACGTGGACCGCACTGAATGTAAAGGCAGCGATAAGATTTCACGCTTCATGTTCTGCGCCGGGTTCCTCACCACACGCAAGGACTCGTGCCAAGGAGACAGCGGAGGACCTCATGCCACCAGACTCAACTCAAACACCTGGTTCCTGACTGGCATCATCAGCTGGGGAGACGAGTGTGCTAAAGAGGGGAAGTACGGCGTCTACACCCGTGTGTCCAGATacatgaactggatcacaaacATCACGGGAATCAGAGCAGGTACCTCTGGATGAGAAGATGTTCCTCCCTGAACACATTTATACCATTGTTTCTTAACCTCAGTTTCCAGTGCAGCaggaactgaaataaaaattctgaaagaaaaaaactccacagtagTGTTTGGAACACAGCTTCAGTGATtactcagcaaaaaaaataataataataataataataataataataataataataaaataataataataataataataaaataaaataataataataaaaataaaataataataataaaataaaataatgataataataataaaaataaaataataataataataaaataatgataataataataataatcctaacgcaacccttcccatttatccgggcttgaggccggcactgagagtgcactggggttggttccctgatcggggatcgaacctggaccgcagtggtgagagcgccacatcctgaccactagaccaccaggggaccaataatataataataataataataataataataataataataataatagtgtctAAAgaaagtccacacacacacacacacacacacacatcatattgATGAAACAGTAGTTCATTCAGATCTAAAGCGCTGTGTTCATGAAGCATCAGCTACagagggaagaatcacacctaCAGAACACACTGTAAACATCTGGATGTGTTCCTGAATTTtctaaacagtaaaacaaaaaaagcctgAATTTTGGTACAGTGATATACACAGAGAACATTTCCACACATTTCCACACATTTCCACACATTTCCACACGGCACTGAGGGAAAACACTTCTGATAGCACTGTACATTTTGTGCTTACACATGACCTGAGAGTCACATCACACACTCCACCTTCTCCTCAACACACTACTACTTCAAACATCTCCAGCAACAGCATCAGCAGCatgtccaacacacacacacacacacacacacacacacacacagcgccgGTGGAGAAGACTAAAGGCTCTGTAATGTTTATTAACAATACtttatatatgcatgtgtgtgtgtgtgtgtgtgtgtgtgtgtgtgtgtgtgatcagtaaagcagtaataaataagtaataaatccATGATGCTATGAAAACACTACCAAAGTATAAAACCGGATAAGAAACAGATGTTGTGATGTCACAGTTTGGCACAAAGTCGATTTTAAAACAGGCGAGTGTTTaccaacacacacttcattatGCTCCATACtgtagagacacacacacacacacacacacacacacacacacacacacacacacacacacacttacttcctGGAGGTAAATCATGTGTAAAGAGGCTAAGAGCAGACAGGAGCACATGTGTGGAGCAGAGCTGGCCGATACAGCCATCGTATCAATATCACAATACTCTTTCCTGACACAGTGTTGCCATGGCGATGTATcgattatattgtttttttaatggtatAGAATAGATgttgttgattttttattttaaattgtataaagtttagattcatttaattaaattggaattaaatatcttttaaaaCGCACTGTTTATTGTAGAATGTCCTTCAGGATCGTGATATGATATTTGGGTCATATCGTCCAGCCCTAGTGTGGAATGTAGAAAGTCTGATTATTGATCATTAGATGAAATCAGTCCATACACACACTCGAGGCAGCTTCAGCACACGGCTCTTCACACTGACGCCTTCTGAGGAGATTCTTGATTTCTTTCTCTCCTGCTGCCTTAAGAATGAAACTCTGATGACAGTCCTGTGTGCAGAACTCTCCACTGTGACACACTGTGATGATGGTACAGAGACGGCTGTgctttgaaagtgtgtgtgtgtgtgagtgtgtgtgtgtgtgtgtgtgtgtgtgtgagtgtgtgtgtgtgtgtgtgtgtgtgtgtgtgtgtgtgtgttcatgctggaaaataatgtaaatgtttcctTAATAATGGAGAATCTCATCACGCCGTGTTCACCACACTGCTTATATTTCCCGAGCctgtgagaaaacacacacacacacacacacacacacacacacacacacaggttagtACGTTTAGCAATATGAGCAGGATTGTAAGATGTACTGTTTTAAAATTGCGGTGAATTTGATGTGAGATGGAAACAGTTATAAAATTCATTTTACTCACTGTAAACTCCCCTCCAGGTCTGATCACATGACTTCTGTCAACATTTCCCAGAATTCTGTGCAGGGCATTAGCGGGTAGTTTCCCCTCCCCTTCACGAGTCAGGTTTTTGACGTGCCTAAATCAGAGCAGTCTAATCACACACCAGGGTTTGCagaatctcacacacatctaacatttatttattataaaacacaCCACATCCCCGCTGTGTTTCCCTGCAGTAGGTGGATGACATCACCGTGTTTTATGATGACATCATCTTTACCACAATTACGGTGATCCACCAGAGCTCGGTATTTCCCAGGAACCTGGAAAACATCTTAATGTTAACAAACCTGTGGCTAAATACAAATTCTATAGAGTTGTGATATGatggtgtacacacacacacgcacgcacgcacgcacacacacacacacacacacacacacacacacactgtacctcTAAACACAGATCACTTAACTGTGAACCTTCTGTTCAGGTTTCTACTGAACTAATCAGCacgataaataattaaataaagatgttttcTCACCAGCAGGATGTCGTCTTCTTCATCTGAGTCGGAGATGAAGGACAGGTCGGTGGTCCAGTCCTCTAAAGTCTCACAAATATCCACAGAGTTTGAGGTTCCTGGCCAGCCTGCAACACACCACAGGAAACACCACCAAACACCTGATCAATACCACTCTCACATCCAcagtgattaattgattaaatgtCCTTAATCACATTTTGCAGATCCCCAGTGTCTTCAACCAGGACTAAACACAGCCCATGAGCAGAGGACCAGCTCACTATAAGATACTGCATAACCCCTAAACTGCTCCTGGTGTCTACAGTTTTACCCTGAATGACCCCAAGCTCCCTAAAgggttaaaaaaatctataaacaaGAGATTTACATCAACGATCTTTTTTACTGTCACCCAAACACCCCTTCTACAGCCCTCCACCTCCCCTAACTGCCCCCCCCACCCCGGCCAACTCACTGCGGCGGTTACGGTTCTGGGGTCGAGGTGAGAACATCACAGGGTCTGTCAGAACAGGACTGGAGCTCCCCGACTCATCTGAGTGCATCGGTGCCCCTTTACTGTGAGGGACGACATCAAAACAACCTGAGCAGCTTatgatgggggcggggctccagGACATGCAGACCGACGCCCTCTCTGAACTGACCAATCCGAAAATCACATCGAACGGCACACAGACGAACAGAAACACAACagtcacaacacacacacacatatacaaacacaaacacacaaagtcaCGAGCAAGAACTGTGCAGGTCTGGGGTCAGTTCTCATCCAAGCAGGAAGTAGCAGAACACACTCCGTGTCCCAGTCTGGGGTTTACAGAAAAATCACAAGTTACACTTAACATCTAAAACACCTCAACACTAACATCATGTCCTGGTCAAACAGCTGGAATGGAATCACCCCAAACCTACAAACCTGAccaaaaatattggcacccttcaaAGCAAAAACATTTGAGTAAAACAGATGATTATTAACACAAACAAGTTGGTGGGAATAAACAGACAGTTCCTTAGCAATCATTAGAAGCAGAAGGAGaataataaactttaatgaTCGTATTTAACCTAAAAATGATTTATGGCTCATTTCGGTCTCCAGGGTATGTTAGTGGTCGACTGATTCAttggttttgctgattaatcagaCCGATATTGCTGTTAATCGCTGGAACGATTCTTTCCAGCTTCCAGTCCGCTTTctttacaagagcggcctctagaggcaattTTTTAAAAACGTGAGActgcatatttattatttatcatttgttccatcatataattatatttattaatgattatatcaatatttatttcctttagcaccTTTTCATGATGTAGTACttttatgtttgtaataaagttcagtactaatTAAACgaagtatacattttaaaaacgatTAGTTTATGAATTGTTTATCAGTGAGAACAATCCAACCCAGATATCAGTATCAGTAAAATCAGTCGACCCCTGTGTTCCTGTGGAGAACAGACATGAGGATGCACCATGTAAAACcctttatctcttcatcattctGTAATGATCTCTGTAGGAAACATCTCTCCAACTCACTTATCTTCATTCCACTTCTCTGCTTTTAATACGCGCTTCTTCAGAAAAATCTACATCTGAATCTCTGAAATGCTCTGAAATCTACTGTTAAACACATTATAAACACTTTCAACATTAATACCGTCCAACTGGTTCTTTagttaataatgaaaaatcCCAGTGTGATGATTCTTTCTGAACTCAACCTCATACACAGATCTCCAGTCCCAGATTAGATAAAGGATTTATTCAGTCTGAAATACAtgctgctgcacacacacacacacacacacacacacacatacacatacacacacacacacacacacacatactcacactgtCATGATGCAGATAAATGTATGCATGCAACAGAACAATGACATCAAACAGCACCAATATCACAAGGttattgtgagtgtgtgtgtgtgtgtgtgtgtgtgtgtgtgtgtgtgtgtgtgtgtgtgtgtgtgtgtgtgtgtgtgtgtgcgtgtgtgtgttctgctgcACAGATTGAGCTTTACCTGTTCAccagaggagaggagagacaATCTGCAGCACCATGACCTTCAtctaagagaaagagagagagagcgagagagagagagagagagagacgttgGCTGGGACTTAATATAGTGAGGGTGTAATATTAAGAGtctggttggtgtgtgtgtgtgtgtgtgtgtgtgtgtgtgtgcgtgtgtgaggaACCCAGACCAGTTTTCTGATGCCTTGTAAGGATTTTTCTGATCTCACTGAGCCACGCCGACTTCACCTCAGCTGTTGGAGCCtgtaacacacgcacacacacacacacacacacacacacacacacacacacacacaataggctGTAATAGTGTGTTCCTTAGTGCACTTGTGTGTAGGTTGTGAACAGACCGTGTACCTGCACTACATACACTTCCTCTCTCCCGCTGTACCACAGCTCAAACTTCTTCACATCTCCTTTAATGTTCTCTGTAATACCCACAGCACTCatctgcagaacacacacacacacacacacacacacacacacacacacacacacaaagcataaTTATTCCCTCAGTCGTTTCCATTTTTTCTGTcaagtttttgcatttttaaatcaACCAATTAGTGGAGTTCTGATGatggctgtgtcccaaatatatgtgtgtgttctgacccTGAGACAGTGTTTAAAACTGTATGATGCAGTGCGTTCGGCTCCGTCTCCATTCTCCTCCCGTTTTTTACAGAACAGCAGCGCCCTCTCATGGAGGAACAGGTGTCTCTGCATGGGTTTAAACCGTGCCATGTCCTTCACACGAGACGACTTCCTGCTCATCCACACACTGAATGAACCCTGCATTAACACCCGGCCCAGGTCACACAGGTccccctgcacacacacacacacacacacacacacacacacacacacacacacacacacacacattttgatgGTAAGAGGGGAATGGGTGGATAGAGGGTTATAAAGAGTATTAGTGTTTTTAAGGTGCACCATGTccttagaaaaaaacatttagaaaacacacacacacacacacacacacacacacacacacacacacttcacctcgTATCCAGTGATTGCAATCTGGTGCATGGAGTCATTAACAGATTTAAGGAGGTCCAGCATGGCATTTAGCGCCCCCTGTAGTTCACATGCATACTCTGATTGTGTACTGTGCTTCAACAGCTCCTAgacacacatacgcacaaacatgcatgcacgcacacacacacacacacacacacacatctcaataaaataagataatccaccacaaaaaaagcaaagataaaaatgcttttacgattaaactgtgtgtgtgtgtgtgtgtgtgtgtgtgtgtgtgtgtgtgtgtgtgtttaataataaGCTGCTCAGCATGGTTGTGGCGTGAGGTGTGTACCTTCAGCAAAAGCTGATATTTGGTAAGACGCTGAACAGGTTTCAGTAAATATGAATCCAGATCCAGTTTGTGCTTCAGTTTTCTCTTACACTCCTGCAGAAGGAGAAAACCCACAAGTCACTGCTCTACCTCAGTACACCCTGAGTTACACTACACACCCACATCTGCAATGacctctttgtgtgtgttcatcagGAGGATAAATTACCTGGAAAAATGGAGAGTCTGCACACTGCTTCCACATGGCCTCTGAGCGAGGTTTATTCTGACAGTAACGCTCATACACCTGGAAATTCTCCTTCTGTTAAACACACCAACAGTGCACCAAGaaggacaacacacacacacacacacacacacacacacacacgtgtaataATATTGTCGTGAagtatacgaggtggtatccaaatgttttaaaactagttttgtaacatgccaacagatggcagtatgaggctgcatgcacagtcacagggagcagaATGGCAGAAGATGCTCGACacacttcaaaaagaagacttcctgGACATGTTCCAGATGAACGCTGGGGGGCGCTGTTTTACTgtacaaggggactattttgaaggtgatagagTGGAAACATTCTTTCTTCAATAcatttgataccacctcgtattataattaatattacagTGTATACTACAGTTTGTAGTAATGtgttattatatagtatatacacactttacaatacacagtaacacacattgaTACACACTGTCCATTACACAATATATGATATAGAATATACTGGTATTATTAGTGtacagtgtttcagtgtgtttcCCACTCACTCGCTCTAGAAATCTTGCTCCCACTCTCACTGGAGTCTCCCTGCAGCTCTCCAGATCCTGAACAAACAtcctagcacacacacacacacacacacacacacacacacacacacatattaattAGGTTATTTTACCAATATTTGGAATGTAGCCCATAGAGACACAAgggcatatatgtgtgtgcatatatacatacatacacaggtgtgtgtgtgtgtgtgtgtgtgtgtgtgtgtgtgtgtgtgtacctgctgtGAAATTTGTAGATTTCTGGCAGATTTCCAAATAAAACCTCCTTCTTATCTTTCAGCTCTGATGGCaggatgtgagagagagaagggttaTCCATCTCAGCTCTGtaaccctaacacacacacacacacacacacacacgtgagctATACATAATATGggtatctttgtgtgtgtgtgtgtgtgtgtgtgtgtgtgtgtgtctatgtgtgtgtgtgtgtgtgtgtgtgtgtctgtgtctgtgtgtctgtgtgtgttttgtgtttctcaCCAGCAAAACACTGAGCAGCTCCTCTTCATAAACCTTCTCTGTGTCAATCAGTTCCTTCATCAcatgactgtaacacacacacaaacacaaccacacacacccacacacaaaagcacacacacaaacatgttggATACATTTACATGGatacagtgatgtgtgtgtgtgtgtgtgtgtgtgcgtgtgtgtgtgtgtgtgtgtgtgtgtgtgtgtgtgtgtgtgtgtgtgtgtaagagtgtgtgtgtgtgtgtgtgtgtgtgtgtgtgtgtgtgtgtgtgtgtgtgtgtgtgtgtgtgtgtgtgtgtgtgtgtg encodes:
- the f9b gene encoding coagulation factor IXb → MEKFSLLSVINGILIVMILEVCVTPSVSVFLSRQTAQSVLSRQRRFNKGALEEMMRDNLERECIEEKCTFEEAREVFENMEKTRDFWIGYIDGDQCLSSPCQNGGKCKDGLSSYMCWCTSGFSGKNCELEFARQCDVNNGGCMHFCVVEKVKGVVCDCADGYTLAADERSCEPTGDYPCGRLGKNISSILATRTFLTEENVIQIHAFREENMTESNITASESSSSSELSSTTIRPTLTQHYWDFFPTLPSIKDESNRLQRIVGGLEAIPGEIPWQAALILKEKKVVFCGGSLLSEVWIITAAHCLVEAGIGKFFIRLGEHNVKVDEQRESDYEIEEHHMHPNYLYKQSHNHDIALLKLKTPVTFSEYIIPICLGPKTLTENLLKSAQVSVVSGWGRMRYGGLESDTLQKVEVPYVDRTECKGSDKISRFMFCAGFLTTRKDSCQGDSGGPHATRLNSNTWFLTGIISWGDECAKEGKYGVYTRVSRYMNWITNITGIRAGTSG
- the LOC124393218 gene encoding proto-oncogene DBL isoform X2; this translates as MAESGPFTSLPRVRRAAASIPGNLHLVLVLRPKSQSQGTGTDLGFRFCQEDFTIKMPVIMLSSVTDLLRYIDENHLSADFSGTLECCSTDWIVLRTAIESFAVMVKDVAQLLQVFGTELAETELPEEPNAIEYLLHSHTDKYRQMKDDIRSVIKEGRQILSNLEGVKRTEDRDIAQDRDTVQRLLTQLRDMEMAFDGFFEKHHLKMQQYLQLLRYELSFHEMEEKLEALVSREKAIPAAGVTAAQTQQLITDLHTLDSIAEEEMGHAQIIILHGHQLAASHHYALALIVQRCNELRHHCDTLTTALRIKHTSLTHTHTLQLHLEQVVGWCDESVYLLAGQLVDKFQSKEGAQEALNDIERLLETKPTLSFTTDKHTPEIQAQVRAVMEKFSSVQVMLENRQACLRKITCVQVRPIQPVSPRPESPTRLRSPLFSPKHSFDVNSSVKFSFDLSLPGKKHTRKNNCNKKIEVMHEENRGGVSQEAEGGENAELHQRHVMKELIDTEKVYEEELLSVLLGYRAEMDNPSLSHILPSELKDKKEVLFGNLPEIYKFHSRMFVQDLESCRETPVRVGARFLERKENFQVYERYCQNKPRSEAMWKQCADSPFFQECKRKLKHKLDLDSYLLKPVQRLTKYQLLLKELLKHSTQSEYACELQGALNAMLDLLKSVNDSMHQIAITGYEGDLCDLGRVLMQGSFSVWMSRKSSRVKDMARFKPMQRHLFLHERALLFCKKREENGDGAERTASYSFKHCLRMSAVGITENIKGDVKKFELWYSGREEVYVVQAPTAEVKSAWLSEIRKILTRHQKTDEGHGAADCLSSPLVNSSERASVCMSWSPAPIISCSGCFDVVPHSKGAPMHSDESGSSSPVLTDPVMFSPRPQNRNRRSWPGTSNSVDICETLEDWTTDLSFISDSDEEDDILLVPGKYRALVDHRNCGKDDVIIKHGDVIHLLQGNTAGMWHVKNLTREGEGKLPANALHRILGNVDRSHVIRPGGEFTAREI